One bacterium genomic window carries:
- a CDS encoding phosphomannomutase/phosphoglucomutase, with protein sequence MINPQIFREYDIRGIVNKDLTEEHVTTLGKAYGTYLRQRGKKSLTVGRDNRLSSGSFRNALVEGLLSTGCSVIDLGICPTPAFYYSLYHLNPDAGIMITASHNPPQFNGFKLCDGKDSLYGEQIQNIRKIAERGEFTQGKGATVSTYQIVEPYMAMIREKIRLKRRLKIIVDAGNGTAGPIAPDLLKSLGCEVEALFCEMDGNFPNHFPDPTVPENLTTLIRRVRESGADFGVAYDGDSDRIGVVDNRGEIIWGDQLMVIFSRDILSRNPGASIIFEVKCSQNLEQDIARHGGKPIMWKTGHSLIKKKMKEEHALLAGEMSGHIFIADGYFGYDDAIYASCRLAEILSETSRKISDLICDLPKTYSTPEIRVDCADEEKFHTIEVLKEYFQSKYKLIDIDGIRILFDHGWALIRASNTQPALVLRFESTTSHGLEEIKSLVMNRLQQVPGVRC encoded by the coding sequence ATGATAAATCCACAAATTTTTCGGGAGTATGATATCCGGGGTATAGTAAACAAGGACTTGACCGAGGAGCATGTTACCACGCTGGGAAAAGCCTATGGTACCTATCTGAGGCAGCGGGGCAAGAAAAGCCTTACTGTCGGAAGGGATAACCGCTTAAGCTCCGGGAGCTTTCGCAATGCCCTGGTGGAAGGGCTTTTATCGACCGGCTGCAGCGTGATCGATCTCGGTATCTGCCCTACACCGGCCTTTTACTATTCTCTGTATCACCTGAACCCTGACGCCGGGATAATGATTACCGCCAGTCATAATCCTCCTCAGTTCAATGGCTTCAAGCTCTGCGATGGGAAAGACAGCCTGTATGGGGAGCAGATTCAGAACATCCGAAAGATTGCCGAACGGGGAGAATTTACCCAGGGAAAGGGAGCAACGGTAAGCACATATCAGATCGTCGAGCCCTATATGGCCATGATCCGGGAAAAAATCCGGCTCAAAAGGAGACTGAAAATTATTGTGGATGCAGGCAACGGCACAGCCGGCCCCATTGCACCCGATCTGCTGAAGAGCCTGGGATGTGAGGTCGAGGCACTCTTTTGCGAAATGGATGGCAATTTTCCCAACCATTTTCCCGATCCTACGGTTCCCGAAAACCTGACCACCCTGATCAGGCGGGTGCGAGAGAGCGGCGCTGATTTTGGGGTTGCCTATGACGGAGATTCTGACCGGATCGGTGTTGTGGATAATCGGGGGGAAATTATCTGGGGCGACCAGCTCATGGTCATCTTCAGCCGCGATATCCTGAGCCGTAATCCGGGAGCCAGTATTATCTTTGAGGTGAAATGCTCGCAGAATCTCGAACAGGACATTGCCAGGCATGGCGGAAAGCCCATTATGTGGAAAACAGGGCACTCCCTGATTAAAAAGAAAATGAAGGAAGAACATGCCCTGCTGGCAGGGGAGATGAGCGGCCATATCTTCATTGCCGATGGGTACTTCGGCTATGACGATGCCATTTACGCTTCATGCCGCCTGGCGGAAATCCTGTCCGAGACTTCACGGAAGATTTCAGACCTGATCTGCGATTTACCCAAAACCTATTCCACCCCGGAGATCAGGGTCGACTGCGCAGATGAGGAGAAATTTCATACCATCGAGGTTTTAAAGGAATATTTCCAGAGTAAATATAAGCTGATAGATATTGACGGCATCCGCATCCTGTTCGATCATGGATGGGCCCTTATCCGTGCCTCGAACACTCAGCCTGCGCTCGTCCTGCGATTTGAATCCACCACCAGCCACGGTCTTGAGGAGATCAAGAGCCTGGTCATGAACAGACTTCAGCAGGTTCCGGGGGTAAGGTGTTAG
- the pilM gene encoding pilus assembly protein PilM, whose amino-acid sequence MHSSVMGIEIGLAEIKVIQVSKKINSIEVVKSCRYRLSSEEDMPSAIKRILSENRIRGDMIVAGISSQQAVFRDITLPFRDFAKIAKIVKYEVESSLPYPAEEAVLALQVRDGKDEGASDLFIAAVRKEAIISCCQSLNDAGIDPQYVLLDCTALYNLYLHACPSSQDIVALIDINEERILVVIVQGEHLLFSRNISHPIRSRTDNDSRKEAGERIAAPEPALEPQQSESPASDGREEGVERVEEGEGYPGQEAALEARPDSPAIDESQPEVVDLSREMMDQILDQVDLTLYAFSSQYRLDGSISRILLTGSAAGCEGISDYFTERLQIETSIFDPCEALGEENAPFRDQSLCWSVPLGLVFGARKDRKSRFNLRQEDLVFQKKYSQYKEMALVLAVLLVVAASLLTVNIHYRTTVQQKKLNQINRDIYQVYREILPAAKGAGNELEQVKKALNKEREKYEIYKTFAGKSLTHLEIFRDLSIRISDEIKVEFLDLSIDKNQIKIKGIADSFEAVDRLKSSLQKTRQYAQAVVESAKVKGSDNKVDFRLSITVSDS is encoded by the coding sequence ATGCATTCCTCTGTGATGGGAATAGAAATTGGCCTGGCGGAAATCAAGGTCATCCAGGTCAGTAAAAAGATTAATTCGATCGAAGTTGTCAAGTCGTGCCGCTACCGGCTGTCTTCCGAAGAGGACATGCCTTCGGCCATCAAACGGATCCTGTCCGAAAACAGGATCCGGGGAGACATGATCGTCGCGGGGATCTCAAGCCAACAGGCCGTGTTCAGAGATATCACCCTGCCATTTCGGGATTTTGCCAAGATTGCGAAAATAGTCAAATATGAAGTGGAATCATCTCTGCCATATCCGGCAGAAGAGGCTGTCCTCGCTCTCCAGGTACGAGACGGCAAGGATGAGGGTGCCTCTGATCTGTTCATTGCAGCGGTCAGAAAAGAAGCTATAATTTCCTGCTGCCAGTCTCTGAACGATGCCGGAATCGACCCCCAATACGTTCTGCTGGATTGTACGGCTTTGTACAATCTCTATCTGCATGCCTGCCCATCCAGTCAGGACATTGTCGCTCTGATCGACATCAATGAAGAAAGGATTCTGGTGGTCATTGTTCAGGGAGAACACCTGCTGTTTTCCCGCAATATCTCACATCCAATACGGTCCCGGACAGATAATGACAGCCGGAAAGAAGCGGGAGAGAGGATAGCGGCCCCTGAGCCAGCCCTTGAGCCGCAGCAATCCGAGAGTCCGGCCAGCGACGGCCGGGAAGAAGGAGTGGAAAGGGTGGAAGAGGGGGAAGGATATCCTGGCCAGGAAGCGGCCCTTGAGGCCCGGCCAGACAGCCCGGCCATTGATGAAAGCCAGCCTGAAGTTGTGGATCTCTCCCGAGAGATGATGGATCAAATCCTGGATCAGGTTGACCTTACCCTGTATGCTTTCTCCTCTCAGTACCGGCTGGATGGTTCGATTTCCCGGATACTGCTGACGGGGTCGGCTGCCGGTTGTGAAGGAATCAGCGATTACTTCACCGAGAGGCTCCAGATCGAAACCTCGATCTTTGATCCTTGTGAGGCACTGGGAGAAGAGAATGCCCCGTTCCGTGATCAGTCCCTTTGCTGGTCTGTTCCCCTGGGACTGGTTTTCGGGGCAAGGAAGGACAGGAAAAGCCGGTTCAATCTCCGGCAGGAGGACCTGGTCTTTCAAAAGAAATACAGTCAGTATAAGGAAATGGCTCTTGTCCTGGCAGTGCTGCTTGTTGTGGCTGCTTCTCTCCTGACAGTCAATATTCATTATCGGACCACAGTCCAGCAGAAGAAACTCAACCAGATTAATCGTGATATCTATCAGGTTTATCGAGAGATTCTTCCTGCGGCCAAGGGAGCGGGCAATGAGCTTGAGCAGGTAAAGAAAGCCCTGAACAAGGAAAGGGAGAAATACGAGATATATAAAACCTTTGCCGGTAAGTCGTTGACTCATCTTGAAATTTTTCGGGATCTGAGCATCCGGATATCCGATGAAATCAAGGTCGAATTCCTTGACCTATCAATTGATAAAAATCAGATTAAAATCAAAGGCATAGCCGATTCCTTCGAAGCGGTTGACCGGCTCAAGAGCAGCCTCCAGAAAACCCGGCAGTATGCTCAGGCGGTTGTTGAAAGCGCCAAAGTCAAGGGAAGCGATAACAAGGTAGACTTCCGGCTCAGCATTACGGTATCCGATTCGTAA
- the surE gene encoding 5'/3'-nucleotidase SurE: MEKDSDRKKIRILLTNDDGIHSEGLYALYQAVGDIAEVIVVAPRGERSACGHSITLSDPLRVETIHKGDRFYGYGVSGTPVDCVKLAISVLLESPPDMVISGINWGLNTGVHLMYSGTVSAAVEAAMLGIPAMAVSLAPVDPAHFALSARFARKMALTILHQGLPAGTLLNINVPSLESNRFPEVAITRQARCFLKDCFEKRTDPRNNTYYWLDAEEMIPEEGGGGDVDAVREGKISITPIRFDLTDHQFMHSLQTWPILDLGKDK, translated from the coding sequence ATGGAAAAGGATAGCGACAGGAAAAAAATTCGGATATTATTAACCAACGATGACGGGATACATTCAGAAGGTCTGTATGCTCTGTATCAGGCAGTGGGCGATATTGCCGAAGTGATCGTTGTTGCACCCCGTGGGGAGCGAAGCGCTTGCGGTCACTCTATTACCCTCTCTGATCCCTTGCGAGTCGAGACGATCCACAAAGGCGATCGGTTTTACGGGTATGGGGTAAGCGGAACTCCGGTGGACTGTGTGAAACTGGCCATCAGTGTCCTTCTGGAATCCCCGCCGGATATGGTTATTTCGGGAATAAACTGGGGATTGAATACCGGTGTGCATCTCATGTATTCCGGTACGGTATCCGCTGCCGTAGAGGCTGCGATGCTGGGCATCCCGGCCATGGCCGTGTCACTGGCCCCGGTGGACCCCGCTCATTTCGCTCTTTCCGCCCGGTTTGCCCGGAAGATGGCTCTGACTATTCTCCATCAGGGCTTGCCTGCCGGCACACTTTTAAATATTAATGTACCATCCCTGGAATCGAACCGGTTTCCCGAAGTGGCCATAACCAGACAGGCCAGGTGCTTTCTGAAGGATTGTTTTGAAAAGAGAACCGATCCAAGAAACAATACCTATTACTGGCTTGATGCTGAGGAAATGATTCCGGAGGAAGGAGGAGGAGGCGATGTTGATGCCGTTCGGGAGGGTAAAATTTCCATAACACCGATCCGTTTTGATCTGACGGATCATCAATTTATGCATTCGTTACAGACATGGCCGATCTTGGACCTCGGCAAAGATAAATAA
- the dnaN gene encoding DNA polymerase III subunit beta has product MELSICRDEFLRGVNTVHNVAVLRGTMPILSHLLVQALDNRIYLYGTDLELGIKGEAEAQVFQEGSICLSARMLADILRELPEGEQVHVSLEENNLVRIACGKTCCHLAGLPAEEFPPFPVYEMEKLVSIPRETLRDMIVKINITVPLVEQKHLSAPNGALLEIDRESMEMMGTDGHRLSYIKKPGISEFSRKIKVILPKKSMNELKRILDDSQGSDDSVLVGFFENQTVFKIGPVELFSRLLETYFPNIRPRIAKVNDKVIQINRQELRQSVKRVSIFTEEKEKYIRLRLEDGTLFLSSQNLGVGDAEDQLSVNYNGEPLEIGFNSNFILDILNILNEEQVVLEMSDHNSHGIIRQVDNRDYLYLIMPIKLFEDEF; this is encoded by the coding sequence ATGGAATTGAGCATATGCAGAGATGAATTCTTACGAGGTGTTAATACTGTTCATAATGTAGCTGTCCTCAGGGGGACCATGCCTATCCTGTCCCATCTTTTGGTTCAGGCACTGGACAACCGGATTTATCTGTATGGAACGGATCTGGAGCTGGGAATCAAGGGGGAAGCGGAGGCCCAGGTTTTCCAGGAGGGGAGTATCTGCCTGTCAGCCAGGATGCTGGCCGATATCCTCCGGGAGTTGCCGGAAGGAGAGCAAGTCCATGTTTCTCTGGAGGAAAATAACCTGGTCAGAATTGCCTGCGGGAAAACCTGCTGCCATTTAGCCGGACTGCCGGCAGAAGAGTTTCCTCCCTTCCCGGTTTATGAGATGGAAAAGCTGGTTTCCATTCCCCGGGAGACTCTGCGGGATATGATCGTGAAAATCAATATCACCGTCCCCCTGGTTGAGCAAAAGCATCTCAGTGCGCCCAATGGGGCACTGCTGGAGATTGACCGGGAATCCATGGAAATGATGGGGACGGATGGACACCGGCTCTCGTATATAAAAAAACCGGGGATCAGCGAGTTCAGCCGGAAGATCAAGGTGATTTTGCCGAAAAAATCAATGAATGAATTGAAGCGGATTCTGGATGACTCACAAGGTAGTGATGACAGCGTTCTGGTAGGATTTTTCGAAAATCAGACAGTTTTTAAAATCGGCCCCGTAGAATTATTCTCCCGTCTGCTTGAGACCTACTTCCCGAATATCCGGCCTAGAATTGCCAAGGTGAATGACAAGGTGATACAGATCAACCGCCAGGAGCTGCGGCAGTCGGTCAAAAGAGTCTCGATTTTTACCGAGGAAAAGGAAAAGTATATCCGGTTGAGACTTGAGGATGGAACCCTTTTCCTCAGCTCACAGAACCTTGGGGTAGGAGATGCTGAAGATCAGCTTTCGGTTAACTATAACGGAGAACCACTGGAGATTGGATTTAATTCAAACTTTATTCTGGATATTTTAAATATCCTCAATGAAGAGCAGGTGGTTCTGGAAATGAGCGACCATAACTCTCATGGGATTATCCGCCAGGTGGATAACCGCGATTATCTCTATCTCATTATGCCTATCAAGCTGTTTGAAGATGAGTTTTAG
- a CDS encoding thioredoxin domain-containing protein translates to MNEPFTNRLIHEKSPYLLQHAHNPVDWYPWSDEAFQKARNEDKPVFLSSGYSTCHWCHVMERESFSDPEVARILNGHFVPIKVDREERPDIDNFYLKAVMAITGSGGWPLTTFLTPDKKPFWGGTYYPPEDRPGTPGFKTLLLTIAHEWENQRIRLLTSAESVIHAFIEQQKVERGKVVPLDRKEFVKAYHNLSSHFDERFGGFGGAPKFPRPHLLSFLLRYWKRTGEERALWMVEHTLLQMARGGIYDHIGGGFHRYATDAQWRIPHFEKMLYDQALASKICLEAYQSTGRREHAQTAREIFEYVLRSLTDPEGGFYSGQDADSAPDPRHPEDKKEGAFYLFNHDEIMAALGRERGEIVSSYFGLSPQGGDGPLQQGEEFMGKNILCISRSLPDIAHLFNRSTGEIEAIIRESKDMLLKIRSKRPKPHLDDKILTDWNGLMISALSLGSRVLGEPRYQERAEKAARFILHNLMDRGGRLLHRYRDQEAAISGMLSDYAFFIQGLLDLYEASFNPAYLKQARFLAGQMLDLFWDEKAEGGFLFTARDREQMPLPLKEAYDGAIPSGNSLAALDLIRLSRLTMDRALEEKAAAVFKTFSQEISQAPDSYCQMLMAFDFAQGPPLEIVLAAHGDNRELAAMVNLVFQKFIPNRTIAFRPPSGRELEETLDIMPHLQNQPPLEGKTTAYVCEKYTCKPPVHSAAELGEMLKGGE, encoded by the coding sequence ATGAATGAACCCTTTACCAACCGCCTTATCCACGAAAAAAGCCCATATCTTCTGCAGCATGCTCATAATCCCGTGGACTGGTATCCCTGGTCGGATGAAGCCTTTCAGAAGGCCAGGAACGAGGACAAGCCGGTTTTTCTGTCGAGCGGCTATTCCACCTGTCACTGGTGCCATGTGATGGAGAGAGAATCCTTCTCCGATCCGGAGGTCGCCCGGATCCTCAACGGGCATTTTGTGCCGATCAAGGTCGACCGGGAAGAGCGTCCCGACATCGACAATTTTTACCTGAAGGCGGTCATGGCCATAACCGGCAGTGGGGGCTGGCCATTGACCACTTTCCTGACTCCCGACAAGAAGCCTTTTTGGGGCGGCACGTACTACCCCCCGGAAGACAGGCCGGGAACGCCCGGATTCAAAACCCTTCTTCTGACAATCGCCCATGAATGGGAAAACCAGCGGATACGGCTGCTCACCTCAGCGGAAAGCGTCATTCATGCCTTTATCGAGCAGCAAAAGGTGGAAAGAGGCAAAGTCGTTCCCCTGGACAGGAAAGAATTCGTCAAGGCCTATCATAATCTTTCCTCCCATTTCGATGAGCGATTCGGAGGATTCGGCGGTGCACCGAAATTTCCAAGACCCCATCTGTTATCATTCCTGCTGAGATACTGGAAGCGCACTGGTGAAGAACGGGCCTTGTGGATGGTGGAGCATACCCTCCTGCAGATGGCCAGGGGAGGGATTTACGACCACATCGGAGGAGGTTTCCACCGCTATGCCACCGATGCCCAGTGGCGAATCCCCCATTTTGAAAAGATGCTGTATGATCAGGCACTTGCTTCCAAAATCTGCCTTGAGGCCTATCAGTCAACCGGACGAAGAGAGCATGCGCAAACAGCCAGGGAGATTTTCGAGTATGTGCTTCGTTCTCTGACTGACCCGGAAGGGGGATTTTATTCCGGCCAGGATGCGGACTCTGCCCCGGACCCACGTCATCCTGAAGACAAGAAAGAGGGAGCATTTTATCTTTTCAATCATGACGAAATAATGGCTGCCCTGGGCAGGGAGCGGGGAGAAATCGTCAGCTCGTATTTTGGCCTGAGCCCGCAGGGGGGAGATGGACCCCTTCAGCAAGGCGAAGAATTCATGGGGAAAAACATTCTTTGCATTTCCCGCAGCCTGCCTGATATTGCACACCTTTTCAACCGGAGCACCGGAGAGATTGAAGCAATCATCCGGGAATCGAAGGATATGCTCCTGAAAATCCGCTCGAAGCGGCCAAAGCCCCATCTCGACGACAAGATACTGACTGACTGGAATGGATTGATGATCTCCGCACTGTCTCTGGGATCGCGAGTCCTCGGCGAGCCGCGCTATCAGGAGCGGGCAGAAAAAGCAGCCCGCTTCATCCTGCACAACCTCATGGACCGGGGCGGAAGACTCTTGCACCGCTATCGCGACCAGGAAGCGGCAATTTCCGGAATGCTTTCCGATTATGCCTTTTTCATTCAGGGATTGCTCGATCTCTATGAAGCATCCTTCAATCCGGCATACCTCAAGCAGGCCAGGTTCCTTGCCGGGCAGATGCTCGACCTTTTCTGGGATGAGAAGGCAGAAGGCGGCTTTCTCTTTACCGCCAGGGACCGGGAGCAAATGCCCCTGCCACTGAAAGAAGCCTACGACGGCGCTATCCCGTCTGGAAATTCTCTGGCTGCCCTGGACCTGATCCGGCTGAGCAGGCTTACGATGGACCGGGCGCTCGAAGAGAAAGCAGCCGCAGTGTTTAAAACCTTCTCCCAGGAGATATCCCAGGCACCTGATTCATACTGCCAGATGCTGATGGCCTTTGATTTCGCTCAAGGCCCACCCCTGGAGATTGTCCTGGCCGCACATGGCGATAATAGAGAGCTTGCAGCTATGGTCAATCTTGTGTTCCAAAAGTTCATACCGAATCGAACCATAGCCTTCCGCCCGCCTTCGGGCAGAGAGCTTGAGGAAACCCTGGACATCATGCCCCACCTGCAAAACCAGCCGCCCCTGGAGGGAAAGACCACGGCCTATGTATGCGAAAAATATACCTGCAAGCCCCCGGTGCACAGCGCAGCGGAGCTTGGGGAGATGCTCAAAGGGGGGGAGTAG
- a CDS encoding NYN domain-containing protein — MDGLIDDKATDLSAELQESEKTRAKLLERSKFQYRENKRFKKTIEKLILDKNNLKQDLNRLAQENQKLKKRTKSILEKLDRVQELEQENKELKEELAREKEKQKELAALKAERSLVISKYEEARKQIAYMVEIALAERYDLISRLKGLIRDIPVDYKDIEKKMRLANRAKHRTGKNAQVALFVDVQNMFYSAKNLYNGRLDYEKFLETTVGDRTLVQATAYIVQTPDIDQTKFISLLKSIGYVVRTMDLKTGTGGFAKGNWDVGMTIDILNMIDKVDALILATGDGDFVPIVKLFQKRGVRVEIVSFAYNTAIDLKEIADRFYPITEELLIQDSSNNYAKNQQEKNQPEKS, encoded by the coding sequence ATGGATGGGCTAATTGACGACAAGGCGACCGATTTATCCGCAGAATTACAGGAATCAGAAAAAACACGAGCTAAGTTACTCGAGAGAAGCAAGTTTCAGTACCGCGAAAATAAAAGATTCAAAAAGACTATCGAAAAGCTTATCCTGGACAAAAATAATCTGAAACAAGACCTGAATCGGCTTGCCCAGGAAAATCAGAAACTCAAAAAGAGAACGAAATCGATTCTGGAGAAACTCGACAGAGTTCAGGAACTGGAGCAGGAAAATAAAGAGCTGAAAGAAGAGCTGGCCAGAGAGAAGGAGAAACAGAAGGAACTGGCTGCCCTCAAGGCGGAGCGAAGCCTGGTAATTTCCAAATATGAGGAAGCCAGAAAGCAGATAGCCTACATGGTGGAGATTGCCCTTGCCGAGCGGTATGACCTGATCAGCCGGTTGAAGGGGCTGATCCGTGATATTCCTGTTGATTACAAGGATATTGAAAAAAAGATGAGGCTGGCTAACAGGGCCAAGCACAGAACAGGGAAAAATGCACAGGTTGCTCTGTTTGTGGATGTGCAGAATATGTTTTATTCGGCCAAGAACCTCTATAACGGACGGCTGGATTATGAAAAATTCCTGGAAACCACGGTTGGTGACCGCACGCTGGTCCAGGCAACCGCCTATATTGTCCAGACCCCGGACATTGATCAGACTAAATTTATTTCGCTGCTCAAGAGCATCGGCTATGTAGTACGGACCATGGATTTAAAAACCGGTACTGGCGGGTTTGCCAAAGGAAACTGGGATGTGGGCATGACGATCGACATCCTGAATATGATTGATAAAGTCGACGCTCTGATCCTGGCAACCGGAGACGGAGATTTTGTGCCCATTGTCAAGCTCTTTCAGAAGAGAGGTGTTCGGGTGGAAATCGTCTCGTTTGCCTATAATACAGCCATTGACCTGAAAGAAATCGCAGACCGGTTTTATCCGATAACCGAGGAATTACTGATTCAGGACTCATCGAATAATTACGCCAAGAACCAGCAGGAAAAGAACCAGCCGGAAAAGTCCTGA